The DNA region CAATCGCGGTGGTACTTTGCCATTTCTAATCAGGCTAAATGCGGCATGCGAACAGTTCCCATTTCCCAATTCAGAGATTGAGGGTGCGGTGTTACTGTTGCAGAATTAACATTGGTAGATACACATTTAAGGAAGCGAAATTTTGCCTATATTTAGGCAAGAAAAAACTGGTTAAACTGAAATGCAGACAATGTGCTGTACGTGGTATTCCTTTCATAGATGAATTAGGAGACAGCAACATGCAGGCACCCGGGTTCGAGCTTGGGCAGGCGGGCTCTCAATCTCAACCGGGGGGTTCTACCAATAAACTCATTTATACAGAAGATTCAGACAAGTTTAGCTAATGGTAGTTAAAGAGGCATCATGCGGAGAAAACTGGTTAGTGGATGGATAAGGAGAAAACGACACTTCTGTGTTGCTTGCCCGCGACAGGAGTGCAACTCTGAGAAGTAATCTTCAGACAGGATTACATATAGATGATGTTGCTATCCTCTTCTCTCATCATTTTATTTAGACTTCACGTCTACTCATTCACCATTTCTCTGAGCCAATTGCCGTTTTCGATCCTTGCAGTTTGTTAAAACGTTGCTGGGGTTGCAGCATGTGTAGTTGGGCATATAGAGAGATTACATTGAGTTAGTGCTCTGCTCTTGGCTGTAGCGACGCAATGGGCATCCTAAGAGCCGGTTCGGTTTGCTGGCTGTTCCAAGTGCTGGTTCCTGTCTGTGCCTTGTGTCAGATACTTTATGTTGGATCAGTTGGGGCTCAAACTGCTCAGTTGAGTGTGGATGCTTCACCTCAGAATGCTCAGGTGATCCCTGGAAATATGTTTGGCATCTTCTTTGAGGTGAGTTTACTGTCTGGTTGTTGTCAGTACATTGGTTTTATGTGTTATTAGAGTGAGTGACCTGTTGTAACATTTACCCTACCAATACCCCACCCTCTAAAGAGATGGCAATGCCTTCATAATGTGGGATTTAATAGGGCAAATCATTGAACTCATGTGCACTAGTCTAAATTGGTTAATGATCTATATTAGTGCTAATGGCCATACACAATCAACTTCAGCTCACATATCATACTGGCTGAGTAAGGATATTTCAGGAGCTCGTCTGGTGTTTACTTTTGCTATAAACTGTAGTAAAATAATTGATGTGAAACTTAACCTGCGGTTATACTAGTCAAAATAAACTGTTTCTTGATCATTCCAATTCCTTTCAACTTTTCATATCATAAAAATGAACCTGGTAGAGTAGCGCTAGATGCTGTTTGGTCATTTTACTTTGAAGGTAATGAATCTCTGTAATTCTTGGAATCATGGTTGTACTGGTAGGAGATCAACCATGCTGGAGCTGGTGGATTGTGGGCAGAGCTTGTAAGCAACAGAGGTAATGGGATTCAATGTCTAAGGTTAACTGGCACTCTGCATGAAGAAAGTCTTGTTCATCAGTTGATCCCATTTTTATTTTTCTGTTGGCAAGCAAATTAAAAGTTTTATCATCAGAATTGTACTTATGTATCTGTAACCATTTATTGCTGTCAGCAAAATAACTTCATGATGGTGACGATGATCTTTGTTTGCTATAGCCATACTAGTTGCTCAGACATTGATGATTTTTGTCTGTATAGATAATTAAAAGCAGAGCTACTAGTTGCTCAGACCTCATTCTGTCCAATATCATCCAGTTGTCCACTATAGAAACTAACAGCTACTCCTTTTTTCTAGGcgaatgtttgtttgtagatCGTAAAGAATAGGATGTCAAGAATGAGCTTAAGATTCAGTCTTATACTTTTCTGGCTCCTTACAAGTTTCCTTCATGTTACAGGTTTTGAAGCTGGCGGTCCTAATACTCCTTCAAACATTGACCCATGGTTGATCATTGGGGATGAATCCAATATTATCGTGGCAACAGATCGGTCATCCTGTTTTGCTGGTAACCCAATTGCACTTCGAATGGAAGTACATTGTGAAACTACTGGAACTAATGCCTGCCCATCAGGAGGTGTTGGGATCTACAATCCTGGTTACTGGGGCATGGTACGTATGACCTTTACGCATCTGACATAATTCATACTTTTCTCCTTTTTTATTATGGAACTTTCCGTAACACTTTCCATCTGCCTTTTGTGTAGATTTTTTAGGACTTTTAAGTTAGGTGTTTTTTCATATTACTTGTTAATATCCTCTGCATTTTTCAGCGAGAGACTAATATCCCCTGTATTCACTACTCAATAATAATGTCTGAACCAATGCGCATATAATACATACACATTTCTTCTCGCTTTCGGACATGATAAGTCAATAAGACATGCTTATCTCCAGTGTAACAATGAGAAATATTTTTGCTACAATTGTTGCAGAACATTGAGAGAAGAAAGGTTTACAGAGCTACCATGTACATCAAGTCGTCAGAATCGGTGGAGTTGACAGTTTCCTTAACAAGTTCAGATGGTCTTCAAAATCTAGCTTCTCATACCATCACGTAAGCAATATCTCATGGTTCAATGCATCAATAATACTTCATTTGCTGCTATTTGTGCCCTTTTCGGTGAAAAAATAGCATATGCAATATAAATTGTAGGGGTGACAAAGAAGATTTTGTTGAGTGGACAAAGGTTGAACTTGATTTGGAATCGATTGGTAGAAATACTAATTCAAGACTTCAGCTTACGACAACCAAAAGTGGCATAATTTGGTTTGATCAAGTATCACTTATGCCATCAGATACTTACATGGTAATTTCATCTCCAAGTTCCCTTTTATCCTTTTGAGGTTCCATAGGAACTTGATGCATATTTCCTCCAtacattttttttttttgcaaaagagTAGGATGTGAGAAGCACAAAGTCATACTACATGCCATTTTGCAATTACTACTATTTTATATGCAGATTGTATAATCACAAATCCAATACAGCATAACCTGAACCATGATTTTTGGTAACTTTAATTTCTATTGCCAGAAAGAATTATTCTTGGTTCAGAGAATGCTAAGTGATCTTTATCGAACTATGTCGTCCGTTCATAGCCATGGTGCAACCATGCAGTTATAATAGTTTGCACTCTAATGTCTCTAAATACAAGTTGCAGCCATCACAATCAAGATTGCATAGTGTCGTGATGCTAAATTATAAGTTCCTGTAAGCAAGACTATTGTATGATTGGACTTAATCCTAATTTACAACAGGAAATGTTCTAAacagaagaaaggaaaaaaatatgATTCGTATAATCAACTAAGGTGTCAAGGAGTTTCCGTTTTTTGATTTAACAGTGACCCTTATTTATCAATTTTATTTCTCAGGGGCATGGTTTTCGTAAAGATCTTGCCTCTATGCTGGCAAATATGAAGCCTCGATTTCTAAAATTTCCAGGTTTGTCACTTAGCATTTTATCTTCCTTCTGAGATTCTTCATATGTAGAGGTGATGGTAGTATGCCTCAGTACAACCCAGCATGTGAGGAAAGAGCCTGGATTTATTTGACCATAAGACCAGAAAAATCTGTTAAATATTGTGAAATACTGGGCAAGTACTTGCTGATTATACAAGTACATGACTAGCGGTCAGGTTGAGAATTAGATGCATATACCTTGCACATACGCTTGACTCTCTGCCATGGACAGTTGTGTATTCCGTGTAATGTAAAATATCATACCTTGCTGACTCAGAGCAACATACAAGTAATCATTGTTGCAGCATGCGAGGCATACTCTTTGCCGCACTTCTACATGTGCAAGAATTGGATGGTGAATGTTGAAAACATATGCCTTGGATTCTAAAAAATGATATGTTGAAAAGATGTGCCCTGCAACTATGATTATCAGTTTATTATTTTACTAAAATCGGTTTCTTAATGTTGTTTGACAAAGAACTATGTATTCCATCCTCACCAGGAACAAAATTTCTGTTATTGTGCAAGAAAATTTCAAGAGAATAAAAAGAAGAAACTTCCCTAGATGTAATATCCACTTGTTGAATACAACATGTAATATCGATCTTTTACTGAATACAAGATGCATCAAGATCTCTTATGTTTGTGTTTCTGTTATACGGATAAACCAAGAACTACAAAAATAAATCATGATCTCCTTTTTGGGATCATAGTTAGACAGTGAGGTTGCTGGGAACTAACAGTACATTATGTTGCTTTTAGGTGGCAACTATGTAATGGGGAATTATCTTGTAAATGCATTCCGTTGGAGTGAAACTGTTGGACCATGGGAAGAAAGACCTGGTCATTTTAATGATGCTTGGGCCTACTGGACTGATGATGGACTTGGATTTTTTGAGTTCCTCCAAGTGAGTAACAAATTGCTACTTGTCTGAACTGAAAGTTCAACATAATTACAGGCACGCATTCTTGATGCTGAGAGTCCTATTTCATTGATGTAGCTAGCAGAAGACCTTGGTGCTTGCCCAGTTTGGGTGGTTAATGATGGTAATTGCTATGTCAACTTATAAATAAAGTATAGAAGAAGGCATAAAAAACCATTACATATTTGGAGAGATAACTTACCCTTGACTGGTTTGTTGGAATTCCTTTCAATGTGACAGGGGCCAGCCTCAATGAAGAAGTCCCAACTGCAACAATAGCTGCCTTTGTAAAGGTTTGTTCTTGAATACTTAAAATGGAAATGATACTTTAGTCTAGGACTGTTGGGCGAGTGGTTAAACTCGCACCCACTTAATTTTTGTTTTCATTTATATTATCAACTCCGGAATAGCATAATGTACTTACAATTTACAACACAAGCACTACTCAGGCAATGGTTGTGTTTCCTGTCTAAGTATGCTGGAAAATAGAGTCAAATGTTGGCATTAACATGAGGCTTTAATGTCTATATAATGCATAAGTTTTTAATTAGGATTTCTGTGATTTCCTGGTTATGCTAACCAGAAATGTCGAACATACATAACGATGAAGTTTCCTAGAATTTATGGCTCCATTCTAATAATATTTTCTAATATCACCAATAGTTAATCCACATTGTGTTGTTAAAATTTCTCCATGCTTGCCATGTTGCAGGATGTTGTAAATGGAATTGAATTTGCCAGGGGAGACCCCCAGACTGCATGGGGTTCAGTTCGTGCAGCAATGGGACATCCAGAACCCTTTCAGCTTTATTATGTTTCAATAGGGAATCAAGAATGTACTAAATACTATTATAAAGGTTTTCACACAATTCCATTTTCTTCCTGTCTTGCTTCATAGTAACATTCTTTTTCGAACCAACATAGAATTCGTTCAGTTTCATTTTATTGTTATGCAATAAAACTAATACTTCTCCCAATTTGTAGATAACTACATGAAGTTCTATTCTGCAATAAAAGCATCCTACCCAGACATCACAATCATATCAAGCTGTGATAGATCTGCTATTTCACCAGTCAACCCAGCTGATTTGTATGATGTTCACGTAATGACTGCTTTGCTTGGTCTTGATTTGACAATATTTTTCCCAGTAGTGAGACATCTTCTATGCTGCAGGTCTATACCTCATCAGGTGATATGTTTTCCAGATCTAGAATGTTTGATAACACAGCCCGCAGTGGACCCAAGGTACTTGCTTTGCAAATGATACCTCAACTGTCATCCTTACAACTGTTGTAATGCCCTATGTAATTCGTAGGCAATTGTTAGTGAATATGCTGTGACTGGAAATGATGCTGGTCGAGGAACACTGATAGCTGCTTTAGCTGAAGCTGCATTTCTCATTGGATTAGAAAGAAACAGGTTTTTTTATATGTTATTTCTGGTCTGGCTCCTGGGTGATTTAGAGTATGTTATGGACTCATCTGCTTTGCAACGGTTTCTTTGCAGTGATGTGGTTGAGATGGCAAGTTGTGCTCCACTCTTTGTAAATGACAATGATCGAAGGTAATTATGGATAATTACTTCTGCATGGTAAATGTGTTTCTACTTGATTATTCATCGATATTTAATAAAAGGTTCCGCTCTGCGATAGGTGGAACCCAGATGCCATAGTCTTTAACTCATGGCAGCACTATGGATGCCCAAATTACTGGATGCTACACTTTTTCAAAGATTCAAGCGGCGCGGCACTTCATCCATCCACTATTCAACTTTCAAACTATGATCAACTGCTCACATCTGCTATCACTTGGAATAATTCACAAGATGGGAATACCTACCTGAAAATAAAGGTAGTTTCCTTTTCTCATTGGGAAACTTAGCTTTGTGAATGAAAATGAAAATTAACTTGGCAAAAAGAAAATCTTTTGCAGGTTGTAAATTTTGGGAGCAAAGCTGTTAACCTTAATATATCTGTAACTGGGCTGGAAACTGATATTCAGACATTTGGATCCATCAAGACCGTTCTTACTTCTGGTTGGCTGCGGGATGAGAACTCCTTCCAGCAGCCAGACAAGGTTTGATGCATCAACTTGATTCAATGCATTCAAACTTACCAACATGGTACTCCTGTAGTGATGTAACGTCGTGATGTCTGAACTTCTGTGCTATAGGTGGTGCCGGCGGCAAGTCCTATAACCAACGCGGGCGAGCAGATGGGTGTTGTTCTGGATTCCTACTCCCTCACCTCATTTGATCTCCTCCTGGGCTCGAGCCAAACGTTGCATTCAGTCTCAGGGTCGAGCTTGCATTCAAGCTTGTGATTACAGTGTATAATGTTGCCACGATACGGGTCCTCCAAGGCTCCAATAGAAAAATACAATATCTGTGAATTAATAAGAAGCACAGCTGGTCATATGTGTGTTTAGATTATTTGCACCTGAAAGTCAACAAACCATGGTTTCCTGAGCGGAACGATGTGTTGTGAGGATTATTAATCCATTTGTAAGGATTTGTATAATTCAGAACATATCTAAACAGACATCTGTTGTAGTCTAGCTGGTTAGGTTGTAGGCGTACGCTACACACGTTTAGGTGTCCGAacttctcttctttttttttgttctgATTCACTACGAGTTCCGCAGAAGTTGCTGAAAGCGGCTTTCGAAAGAGAGGACAAACTTCTTCAAAGACAACGCTATGCGCCTGTGTGCTCAGTGCACGTGACGACAAAGATGTCGCAGTGGTTTCCCTGTCATCAAGTTACCGCTATCCCTTAATCACATGGATTAAGAATCTTGGTTTGCCTACCAATTTAAAATTCCACTTTCAACGGAGGGCTAAAACGCATTAAGCATCCTCCCAAATTAAACTCGATCGCCCCTCAACTAATCCCGGCCAGAAAGATTCCCTCTCCAGCCGCGCACGACCCCTTCTATCCTCCGGCGCCCCGACCAGGACCGCCAACACCGACCGCCGCCATGTctccggccccgccgccgccgtcgcgcgcCCGCATCCGGCCGTGGCTGGTGGTGGGGGACCTGGCGCTGGCGGCCGCGTGGGTGTGCGCGGGTGCGCTGGTGAAGCTGCTCGTGTACGGCCCGCTCGGCTTCGGGGGGCGGCCCGAGGCCGAGGCGGTGAAGGTCTCGCTCTCCATCGTATACATGTTCATCTTCGCCTGGCTTGAGGCCGCCACGGGCGGCGCCTCCTACAACCCGCTCACCatccttgccgccgccgtcgcctcccAGGGCGGACCGGTCGTATACCTGTTCACCGCCTTCGTGCGAATCCCTGCCCAGGTAATTAATGTTCCCGGACGCGATGTCCGCCGTCAACTCGCAATTCTATCTTCTGGATTTGGTCTTCAATCTTATCCATTTGTGAAACACAAAACGGCCTATACTAATTTGATTGATCACATCTATGGGTAGGGGACCAAAATTACTGATTATGCTATATACCTGTCTGATATCTAATCCACCAAGTGTTGTTTTATTACCTTATAGGCATATGCCAATTTACAACATTCATACAACAGGCAAGATGCCTGATGCTATAACTTGTAATGCTTGCCACTTTGTCATGATATACAGATACTGTAGATTGTCATTCCATTTTGTCTCGGTTAACTATTAGGGACACATTGATCTGTGTATTTTTTGATTAAATATTTGTCGTCCTTGTTATGTTTATCAGGTGATTGGGGCGATTCTGGGAGTGAAGCTGATTCAGTTTACTTTCCCTAATGTGGGTAAGGGGGCCCGCTTAAGTGTTGGTGCTCATCATGGGGCGTTAGCTGAAGGATTGGCAACTTTCATGGTTGTTATGGTATCGGTGACTCTTAAGAAGAAGGAGATGAAAAGTTTCTTTATAAAGACATGGATCACAAGCATCTGGAAGAACACAATTCATATCTTTAGCTCGGACATAACTGGAGGGATAATGAACCCTGCATCTGTAAGTCTTTCAGCACAGGCATTACTCATTTCTGACTTACAAATGAACCTTTTGGATTTCATCTCTGATTCAGGAGATTTGCTTCCCTAGGAACCAAACTGAAACGATCCAAAAAGTACAGGCATCAATTTGTTGTGACTGCATTCATCCTCCTAGTCCGCGTACTGTTATACTTATACACATGTGTCATTGCAGCATGTCATGTGTGAATTGAGTTGTGCACCAGACAGCAATTATGCAGTCTTGTACTCAGTGTTTTCTAGTCATCCGACTAATCGTGATTAGTCACGATCAGTTGGGCTTATCGCTCCCTTGCCACCGATAAGGGCCAGCGACTAGGTATGAGTGACTAGAAACCTAGTCGTCCGGTTAGTTGTAGACTAACCGTGGTTAGTCGTCCGATTAGGCTTGAAACGATCAGATTTGAGATGATGGGCCTCGGTCAGTGGATGATGGGCTACTAGGCTGGCAATTAGGGCCATTAGGTTTTGGGTATATATCTCACAGCTGCAGGTGCTGCCAAGCCACCTCACCCCAAAACGCCCCCCAGAACACACGCGCGGACGCGCCACCATCCACCTGCCAAAATACGCACTGCCGCCCACCCAAAGGCGCATCCAGCCACCCAGGAGCACACTGCCGCTGAGGAAACGCCTAGGGGCTCCATGCCTCCCCGTTGCCCAGGAGCTCAATGCCTCCCCGCTGCCGGGAGATACATGCTGCCCAGGAGCTCACGCCAAAATTTGTGGTGTTGATGCTTGCTATACACTATGTATTGTACAATATACATATCATATCAGTACTGGATGTGCATGACGACTATACAGACGACTAGGCTCGACTAGGCTCGATTAATCGGCCTTATCGACGACTAATCACCTTATCGGTGCCATGGCGACTAGGTTCGATTAGACGACTGTAAAACATTGCTTGTACTTGCCAAGTGGATGATTCAAGCTGATATCAAACTTACATGCATTTTTTTTTGTTACAAAGGACATATGAAAGGTTTGTGCTATGAAAAGGCTATATGGCAGTCACTGTAGATTATGCCAATTGGCTCCGTGTTAGATGTTTGCTCCTATTATACCTGACATTCATAATTGCTTTAGTTCATGTAGTCCTTGAAAGATTAGTAATCCATATTCAGTTTCCTGATTACTTCTTGTTCTGGTATGTATTTGTAGGCTTTTGCTTGGGCATATGCTCGAGGAGATCATACAACATTTGACCATCTACTGGTATATTGGCTGGCGCCCCTCCAAGCAACCCTGTTAGGAGTGTGGGTAGTGACCTTCTTAACTAAACCCAAGAAGATCAAGGAGCAGTAAGCAGATGAAAACAAGACCAAGAAGAAATAGACTATTCTTTTGCGGAGTTAGAGCTCCATTTCATCTTCTTAAGAAGAAGAGATGAATGTTTCGAAGCTAATCTAAGAAATGCCCATCTATCATTGTCAGCTTCTGAGAAGTCTCCTTGTATCTGGCTTGCTTAGATTGTCCAGAAGCTTGTAAATATCTGTTCCAGCCAAGATATTTGGAACAGTGTATAGGAGGTAAAACTTCTCAGAGCTGATTGTAGCCTACATTATTGTTGCACCAGATTGGTGAAATTATATTTGATCTCATTATCCATGATAATTGGAGATGCCATGTTACGCCCGCACTACGCTGGCCTGGATGGGAGTGGGAAGGCCGAATTCCGCATACCGCATGAGCCTGGGCGAGGAGGCCCAAACTCATGAGGCGATGCAGCTAAAAGGTGCGGCCCATGCAACCAAATTCGTGCAAGCTGCATAAAACGGGCTTGGCTCCAAGCCCAAATGGGTATCATCCCAAGCGAACATGTCGTTAAACTTACATGACAATTCACTCCGTATATTTTGCATGCAGCATCTACTTAAGCTTTTTTCACTTAAGCTGCACGCATTATAATGAAAATACCATTATAGTTATTCAAATAATAACCCAACCACAAATACAATACCTAATTCAGTCACAAAATAAAGTGACGTTCTGGACAGCTACATCTACATGGTTTCCAAAGCACAACTGTGACTAGCACTTTTCCGAACAAAGTATTCATAAAATGTAGTAAAATTATACTTTTTATGAAACTGTATTCTGGGATGAATATTTAAACTCTTGTCATATTCAAATACTCGAACCCAACTTATAAAAGGTAATTTGCAATCGAAGTATGGAATGGCTAATTTAAGACAACCTCAGAATGCCAGGAGTTGGCCTCAGGCTGGTGCCAATGGGGGGCGATACCGCCCCCCTGTCGCCCCAGCCCAGGCGAGAGCGAGGTGAGAGGCaggcgagagggagagagaatgCGGTAGCACTACCGTCGGGCGAGAGCGGGCACGCCCGCTCTTGCCCGCGTTGGCAGGCGGTAGGCGGGTGATAGGCGAGCGGTAGCGAGGCGGTGCGCTGGCGTCGGGCGAGAGTGGTGGGGCGGGAGTGACGTGGCGCGTTTCTATTGGTCCAAGTGGAGGTTGAaataattaaatttgaaaaagaaaagctgACGTGGAGAAGAGAGAAGTGAGAGTTAGCACTATAGTCTCTGCATTGGAGGGGTGGGGTGAGAGTGGGGGCGAGAGGTGACGTGGCGGGACGAGAGTGAGGCGAGCCACTGGACTCAGCCTTAGAGCCTACTGGGATGGTTTCCTAAGTTTAATACTCGCGCTGGGCCCTTGATACGTCCGGGATGGCCCTGATAAAAGCAGGCTCGCGATGCATTTGAACTTGgaagagctcgggcagaggtcAGGAGAATCAATGGCATCACAAAATGCTGCGGGTAGCCTTGATTATCCAGCAAAAAGTTGCAAAGAAGAGTACTCGATCGCTGCTCAGCGTCCTGTCGCACGCGGGTCTAGGTCCATGTGACATGCCTCTTTTCTGCAGGGCATATGGGCCCATGAAAGGCCGGAGAAGCTCATGCAATGCCGTCCGTTCTGTCTAGCCACTGGCCCACTGCCGCTCTGGTTGGCCCAGTTCAGAACTCCAGATCCACTCACTACTGTCCGCAGCAGCTGCATGGCCATCAGGCGACGAGTATTCAGTAATGCTGGCCCCTCTGGGCCTCTGGTCCTTTTTTCTCCATTTTTGAGGGACCATCATCGTTTCCTTTCCTGGTGAGAGATTTCTATCAACTCAGTTACTACCACACGAACATGCGACCTCCCCCGGAATCCCCTCTAAAAAAAGGACGCTAAACATATGGACGTCAAAGAGTAGATGCGTCATCCTGAGGAAAAGTTCCTGACACGAGTAC from Panicum hallii strain FIL2 chromosome 9, PHallii_v3.1, whole genome shotgun sequence includes:
- the LOC112874297 gene encoding aquaporin SIP2-1, with product MSPAPPPPSRARIRPWLVVGDLALAAAWVCAGALVKLLVYGPLGFGGRPEAEAVKVSLSIVYMFIFAWLEAATGGASYNPLTILAAAVASQGGPVVYLFTAFVRIPAQVIGAILGVKLIQFTFPNVGKGARLSVGAHHGALAEGLATFMVVMVSVTLKKKEMKSFFIKTWITSIWKNTIHIFSSDITGGIMNPASAFAWAYARGDHTTFDHLLVYWLAPLQATLLGVWVVTFLTKPKKIKEQ
- the LOC112874296 gene encoding alpha-L-arabinofuranosidase 1-like, with amino-acid sequence MGILRAGSVCWLFQVLVPVCALCQILYVGSVGAQTAQLSVDASPQNAQVIPGNMFGIFFEEINHAGAGGLWAELVSNRGFEAGGPNTPSNIDPWLIIGDESNIIVATDRSSCFAGNPIALRMEVHCETTGTNACPSGGVGIYNPGYWGMNIERRKVYRATMYIKSSESVELTVSLTSSDGLQNLASHTITGDKEDFVEWTKVELDLESIGRNTNSRLQLTTTKSGIIWFDQVSLMPSDTYMGHGFRKDLASMLANMKPRFLKFPGGNYVMGNYLVNAFRWSETVGPWEERPGHFNDAWAYWTDDGLGFFEFLQLAEDLGACPVWVVNDGASLNEEVPTATIAAFVKDVVNGIEFARGDPQTAWGSVRAAMGHPEPFQLYYVSIGNQECTKYYYKDNYMKFYSAIKASYPDITIISSCDRSAISPVNPADLYDVHVYTSSGDMFSRSRMFDNTARSGPKAIVSEYAVTGNDAGRGTLIAALAEAAFLIGLERNSDVVEMASCAPLFVNDNDRRWNPDAIVFNSWQHYGCPNYWMLHFFKDSSGAALHPSTIQLSNYDQLLTSAITWNNSQDGNTYLKIKVVNFGSKAVNLNISVTGLETDIQTFGSIKTVLTSGWLRDENSFQQPDKVVPAASPITNAGEQMGVVLDSYSLTSFDLLLGSSQTLHSVSGSSLHSSL